One Parafrankia discariae DNA segment encodes these proteins:
- a CDS encoding PfkB family carbohydrate kinase, which translates to MSRGPVDSDRSRRDDSPGYRPGDADRHVRELAATLPTLDVTRLERWGARLAGLLPNGGRLLVAGNGGSAAQAQHLTAEFVGRFQDERPAMSAIALHADTSSLTAIGNDYGYDEVFARQVRAHGRPGDVLMLLSTSGRSANLLRAATTADRLGLTVWALLGPPGSPLAGLCHETVGVGETAEAGIAGSRPTPSVPTSTVQEVHLVAVHLLCAAFDGALGAVRGADRAVAEDGRTAAEDGFPGRGGKRPSGQRTSGVRRPGQTLRTEGDPSTAPGKGRSGSRGAGRPIVVVGDTLLDRDISGHAARLAPDAPVPVLDALDVTERPGGAGLAAILLAGDGAPVTLITALARDSAGHRLAAMLTEAGVELVDLGLTGNTPSKIWIRARERSLVRLDEGGEGQVEGTLPLAVRTALDRAAAVLVSDYGRGVAASPPLRSALARRGGVPLVWDPHPRGAAPLAGATLATPNAAEAAGAAPGIDGASLSAVCARGRALTAHWDVGAVAITLAERGAMLVTGGSAPPLLTPALPVSGGDACGAGDRFAASAAEAFAAGRLPSEAVAAATRQAGEFVAAGGSASVHPPGGGPADRWRPSPRRTDGGPPRGRSDGRAVAAAVRARGGTVVATGGCFDLLHAGHVEVLRAARSLGDCLVVCLNSDDSVRRLKGPGRPLVGAADRAAVLRGLDSVDAVMIFDEETPARLLADLRPDIFAKGGDYAVTHLPEAGIVASWGGQAVVLPYLAGRSTSTLIREAVRRGSS; encoded by the coding sequence ATGAGCCGGGGCCCCGTCGACAGCGACCGCTCCCGCCGCGACGACTCTCCTGGTTACCGCCCCGGCGACGCTGATCGCCACGTCCGGGAGCTGGCGGCGACGCTGCCCACGCTCGACGTCACCCGCCTGGAGCGGTGGGGCGCTCGGCTGGCCGGCCTGCTGCCCAACGGCGGACGTCTCCTGGTGGCCGGCAACGGCGGCTCGGCGGCCCAGGCACAACACCTGACAGCCGAGTTCGTCGGCCGCTTCCAGGACGAGCGACCGGCGATGTCGGCCATCGCCCTGCACGCTGACACCTCGTCGCTCACCGCGATCGGCAACGACTACGGCTACGACGAGGTCTTCGCCCGCCAGGTACGCGCGCACGGCCGACCCGGCGATGTGCTGATGCTGCTGTCGACCTCCGGGCGCAGCGCCAACCTGCTGCGGGCCGCCACGACCGCCGACAGGCTGGGACTGACCGTCTGGGCCCTGCTGGGCCCGCCGGGCAGCCCTCTGGCCGGACTGTGCCACGAGACTGTCGGCGTCGGCGAGACCGCCGAAGCCGGCATCGCCGGATCACGCCCGACTCCCTCCGTCCCCACCTCCACCGTGCAGGAGGTGCATCTGGTGGCCGTGCACCTGCTGTGCGCGGCGTTCGACGGCGCACTGGGCGCGGTGCGAGGCGCCGACCGAGCCGTAGCGGAGGATGGCCGTACCGCCGCCGAAGACGGCTTTCCGGGACGTGGTGGGAAGCGTCCCTCGGGCCAGCGGACATCTGGTGTCCGGCGACCGGGGCAAACACTCCGGACGGAGGGTGATCCGTCGACGGCACCGGGTAAGGGCAGGTCCGGGAGTCGGGGCGCCGGGCGACCCATCGTGGTGGTGGGCGACACCCTGCTCGACCGCGACATCAGCGGCCACGCCGCCCGGCTCGCTCCCGACGCGCCGGTGCCCGTGCTCGACGCCCTCGACGTGACCGAACGCCCCGGCGGCGCCGGCCTCGCCGCGATCCTGCTCGCAGGTGACGGCGCGCCGGTGACGCTGATCACCGCACTGGCCCGGGACAGCGCCGGACATCGGCTGGCGGCGATGCTCACCGAGGCGGGGGTGGAACTCGTCGACCTCGGCCTCACCGGAAACACCCCGAGCAAGATCTGGATCCGGGCCAGGGAACGGTCGCTGGTCCGGTTGGACGAGGGCGGGGAAGGCCAGGTGGAAGGTACCCTTCCCCTCGCGGTGCGCACCGCGCTCGACCGGGCCGCCGCAGTGCTCGTGTCGGACTACGGTCGCGGAGTCGCCGCCTCGCCGCCGCTGCGTTCCGCGCTCGCGCGGCGGGGCGGAGTCCCACTGGTGTGGGACCCACATCCGCGCGGTGCCGCGCCCCTGGCCGGCGCCACCCTGGCGACGCCGAACGCAGCGGAGGCGGCCGGCGCGGCCCCCGGCATCGACGGAGCGTCGCTGTCCGCCGTCTGCGCACGGGGACGGGCACTGACGGCTCACTGGGACGTCGGTGCTGTGGCGATCACCCTCGCCGAACGCGGCGCGATGCTGGTGACCGGGGGCAGCGCGCCCCCGCTTCTCACTCCGGCCCTTCCGGTCAGCGGCGGCGACGCCTGCGGTGCCGGGGACCGGTTTGCCGCGAGCGCGGCCGAGGCGTTCGCCGCCGGGCGGCTTCCCTCCGAAGCGGTGGCGGCCGCGACCCGGCAGGCCGGCGAGTTCGTCGCCGCCGGGGGCTCCGCGTCCGTCCATCCGCCCGGCGGTGGGCCCGCGGACCGCTGGCGGCCATCGCCCCGGCGGACAGACGGCGGTCCGCCGCGGGGGAGGAGCGACGGGCGCGCCGTGGCGGCCGCGGTACGGGCGCGGGGCGGCACCGTCGTCGCGACAGGCGGCTGCTTCGACCTCCTGCACGCCGGTCACGTAGAAGTCCTGCGTGCCGCCCGTTCACTGGGCGACTGCCTGGTGGTCTGCCTGAACAGTGACGACTCGGTGCGCAGGCTCAAGGGCCCGGGCCGCCCGCTCGTCGGTGCGGCGGACCGCGCGGCAGTGCTCCGGGGGCTGGACAGCGTCGACGCTGTGATGATCTTCGACGAGGAGACGCCCGCGCGGCTGCTCGCCGACCTGCGCCCGGACATCTTCGCCAAGGGCGGTGACTACGCGGTGACCCACCTCCCGGAAGCCGGAATCGTCGCGTCCTGGGGTGGCCAGGCGGTCGTCCTGCCGTACCTGGCCGGCCGTTCCACCTCGACCCTCATCAGAGAGGCGGTGCGCCGTGGCAGCAGCTGA
- a CDS encoding glycosyltransferase family 9 protein: MSTRVLVARLDSDGDVLLSGPAVRAVRAGAGQVTMLVGPRGRAAAGLLPGVDDLIVWRCPWIDPEPPPVGRADIDGLVRRLSAGAFDEALILTSSHQSPLPLALLLRLAGIRRVAAASEDYPGSLLDVRHRLPDSGLHEVERALSTAAAAGYPLPAGDDGRPRVRGPIPDTQRLTGSQPYLVLHPGASVPARRWQPSRFTALAAALAGNGHRVVVTGAADETALTAYVAGAVGRDLGGATDLVTLAGVLAGARATVVGNTGPAHLAAAVGTPVISLFAPTVPAERWAAYSDRGVVLGDLDIDCAGCRARLCPVPGHPCLSTVTVSDVLAAVEAVTRDAAGGNRPLEATA; encoded by the coding sequence ATGAGTACGCGGGTGCTGGTCGCGCGGCTCGACAGCGACGGTGACGTCCTGCTGTCCGGACCGGCGGTGCGCGCGGTGCGGGCGGGCGCGGGACAGGTGACCATGCTCGTCGGGCCGCGCGGCCGCGCGGCGGCGGGTCTGCTGCCCGGCGTCGACGACCTCATCGTCTGGCGCTGCCCCTGGATCGACCCCGAGCCGCCGCCCGTCGGACGAGCCGACATCGACGGGCTCGTCCGGCGACTGAGCGCGGGTGCGTTCGACGAGGCGCTGATCCTCACGTCGTCCCATCAGAGTCCGCTGCCCCTGGCGCTGCTGCTGCGCCTGGCCGGGATCCGGCGAGTCGCGGCGGCGAGTGAGGACTATCCGGGCTCCCTGCTCGACGTCCGCCACCGGCTGCCGGACAGTGGCCTGCACGAGGTCGAGCGTGCGCTGTCGACCGCGGCCGCGGCCGGATACCCGCTGCCCGCGGGGGATGACGGACGCCCCCGCGTCCGCGGGCCGATTCCGGACACCCAGCGGCTGACCGGCTCCCAGCCCTACCTTGTGCTGCATCCCGGAGCGTCGGTTCCCGCCCGGCGGTGGCAGCCCAGCCGCTTCACCGCTCTCGCCGCGGCGCTGGCCGGGAACGGCCATCGGGTGGTCGTCACCGGAGCTGCCGACGAGACCGCTCTGACGGCGTATGTCGCAGGTGCCGTTGGACGCGACCTGGGCGGGGCGACCGACCTGGTGACGCTCGCCGGGGTGCTGGCGGGCGCTCGCGCCACCGTCGTCGGCAACACCGGGCCGGCGCACCTGGCCGCGGCCGTCGGGACGCCGGTCATCTCGCTGTTCGCGCCCACAGTGCCGGCCGAACGCTGGGCGGCCTACTCCGACCGCGGGGTCGTCCTCGGCGATCTCGACATCGACTGCGCCGGGTGCAGAGCGCGTCTGTGCCCGGTGCCCGGCCACCCCTGCCTGTCGACCGTCACCGTCAGCGACGTGCTTGCCGCGGTCGAGGCGGTAACCCGCGACGCCGCCGGTGGGAACCGGCCCCTGGAGGCGACAGCATGA
- a CDS encoding HAD family hydrolase, with the protein MSLDVMEAPRPARRAAAVPARPEAVLFDRDGTLCRDVPYNGDPQRVVPMPAAAAALRQLRQRGIPTAVVSNQSGIGRGLLTWEAVHAVNARLAAVLGGAVAFHVCPHVPADGCGCRKPAPGLLVTACHTLGVRPPRVVMIGDIGADMAAAAAVGARGVLVPTPATRREEIAAAPEVAPDLLAALAQAFSAPRGPA; encoded by the coding sequence GTGAGTCTCGACGTGATGGAGGCACCCCGGCCGGCACGAAGGGCGGCGGCCGTTCCGGCCCGGCCGGAGGCCGTGCTCTTCGACCGGGACGGGACGCTCTGCCGTGACGTCCCCTACAACGGCGATCCTCAGCGGGTCGTCCCCATGCCCGCCGCCGCGGCCGCGCTGCGCCAGCTGCGACAGCGCGGGATTCCCACGGCGGTCGTGTCGAACCAGAGCGGCATCGGGCGCGGCCTGCTGACCTGGGAGGCCGTCCACGCGGTCAACGCCCGGCTCGCGGCGGTGCTCGGCGGCGCGGTGGCCTTCCACGTCTGTCCGCACGTCCCGGCGGACGGGTGCGGCTGCCGCAAGCCCGCGCCCGGCCTGCTGGTGACGGCCTGCCACACCCTCGGCGTGCGACCGCCGCGCGTGGTCATGATCGGTGATATCGGCGCGGACATGGCCGCCGCGGCCGCCGTGGGCGCCCGCGGAGTGCTGGTGCCGACCCCGGCCACCAGGCGGGAGGAGATCGCCGCCGCGCCTGAGGTCGCCCCCGACCTGCTGGCCGCGCTCGCCCAGGCGTTCTCAGCTCCCCGCGGTCCCGCATGA
- a CDS encoding hybrid sensor histidine kinase/response regulator, producing the protein MNGSATATLANAATTAAYLAICLSIARGLWRSGQWRNNPLGLATAAIFFTCAIGHGSHIFQLPHATGPATHGGGHGGGPAGGLGGGGYGEAPVGPADRRLIDVQFLTTAWDVVTATVGVWYWTLRSRFPALVRGTALFEDLRLREATQRTLRESEERYRGIVETTADGVVLLGPDGHITYRNARFAAIVGGTPLGTRFTDLVSDTDRAEITAALDAVRAGAVRRLEIALRHSDSRKVCAQVALTARLGPAGAADGTLAIVTDITEQKNIEAQLRQAQRLDALGQLAGGIAHDFNNLLTVIDGYATLVLARGDLDDGVQRDLTAVRDAAARATGLTTQLLAFSRTVDVSPGPVDLNDLVRGLEEMLRRLIREDIELVVMPSVRPATVRVDRGKLEQVLVNLVVNSRDAMPDGGRLFIRVVVVDDIPAAGRPDAAARRRVRLTVADTGQGMPEHVRARIFEPFFTTKDPGKGTGLGLATVYGIVRQAEGTVEVDSVPGLGATFRVDLPAFVEPALVEPALTEPPVLTEPVRAEPTRAAPSRAEPALIGAAHTEATHIETTFTAPGPAVRPAGGTVEDHARGDTGADLSGRPRDAARTNRPAPVAPASLAGLAGRPDVPDGRHRPDTARPAWGCATILLAEDDDAVRRLAERVLRGAGYRVICAADGRAARTLARRLTSIDLLVTDVILPGRNGRQLAEELTRMFPDLPVVFTSAYSRGMLSDGGGDLGVAYLPKPFTPTSLTETVRAALATRRPAILAPTGSVRLPAVPPAPPQVTGAPAGRHRERRPRRGS; encoded by the coding sequence GTGAACGGCTCGGCGACGGCGACCCTGGCCAACGCCGCGACGACGGCCGCCTACCTCGCGATCTGCCTGTCGATCGCGCGCGGCCTGTGGCGGTCGGGCCAGTGGCGCAACAACCCGCTCGGCCTGGCCACCGCCGCCATCTTCTTCACCTGCGCGATCGGGCACGGCTCGCACATCTTCCAGCTCCCGCACGCCACCGGCCCGGCCACGCACGGCGGCGGCCACGGCGGCGGACCGGCCGGCGGGCTGGGCGGCGGTGGGTATGGCGAGGCCCCCGTTGGGCCGGCCGACCGCAGACTGATCGACGTCCAGTTCCTCACCACCGCCTGGGACGTCGTCACCGCGACCGTCGGTGTCTGGTACTGGACGCTGCGGAGCCGGTTTCCGGCGCTCGTCCGCGGTACCGCGCTCTTCGAGGATCTTCGCCTGCGGGAGGCCACCCAGCGGACCCTGCGGGAGAGCGAGGAGCGCTACCGCGGCATCGTCGAGACGACGGCCGACGGCGTCGTCCTGCTCGGCCCGGACGGGCACATCACCTACCGCAACGCGCGGTTCGCCGCGATCGTCGGCGGTACACCGCTGGGCACCCGGTTCACGGACCTGGTGTCCGACACCGACCGCGCCGAGATCACGGCCGCACTGGACGCGGTGCGCGCCGGCGCCGTCCGCCGCCTCGAGATCGCGCTGCGGCACTCCGACTCCCGCAAGGTCTGCGCCCAGGTCGCGCTCACCGCCCGGCTCGGGCCGGCCGGCGCCGCCGACGGGACGCTCGCGATCGTCACCGACATCACCGAGCAGAAGAACATCGAGGCGCAGCTGCGCCAGGCCCAACGACTGGACGCCCTCGGCCAGCTCGCCGGCGGCATCGCGCACGACTTCAACAACCTGCTCACCGTCATCGACGGCTACGCCACGCTCGTGCTGGCACGCGGCGACCTCGACGACGGTGTCCAGCGGGACCTGACCGCGGTGCGCGACGCGGCCGCGCGCGCCACCGGCCTGACGACCCAGCTCCTCGCCTTCTCCCGCACCGTCGACGTCTCCCCGGGGCCGGTCGACCTCAACGACCTGGTGCGCGGGCTGGAGGAGATGCTGCGCCGCCTCATCCGCGAGGACATCGAACTGGTCGTGATGCCCTCGGTACGGCCCGCGACCGTCCGCGTCGACCGCGGGAAGCTCGAACAGGTACTGGTCAACCTGGTCGTCAACAGCCGAGACGCGATGCCCGACGGCGGACGGCTGTTCATCCGGGTGGTCGTCGTCGACGACATCCCCGCCGCGGGCCGGCCCGACGCCGCGGCGCGGCGGCGCGTGCGGCTGACGGTCGCCGACACCGGGCAGGGCATGCCCGAGCACGTCCGGGCCCGCATCTTCGAGCCGTTCTTCACCACCAAGGACCCCGGCAAGGGAACCGGCCTCGGGCTCGCGACCGTGTACGGGATCGTGCGCCAGGCCGAGGGCACCGTCGAGGTCGACTCCGTCCCGGGGCTCGGCGCCACGTTCCGGGTCGACCTCCCCGCGTTCGTCGAACCCGCACTCGTCGAACCCGCCCTGACCGAGCCGCCCGTCCTGACCGAGCCCGTCCGTGCTGAGCCGACCCGCGCCGCGCCGAGCCGCGCCGAGCCCGCGCTCATCGGAGCGGCACACACCGAAGCCACGCACATCGAGACCACGTTCACCGCGCCCGGCCCTGCGGTCAGGCCGGCCGGCGGCACGGTCGAGGACCACGCCCGAGGCGACACCGGCGCCGACCTGAGCGGCCGGCCACGCGACGCGGCGCGGACCAACCGCCCCGCCCCGGTGGCGCCGGCGAGCCTGGCGGGTCTGGCGGGGCGACCGGACGTCCCGGACGGCCGGCACCGGCCGGACACCGCCCGGCCGGCCTGGGGCTGCGCGACCATCCTGCTCGCCGAGGACGACGACGCCGTCCGCCGCCTGGCCGAACGGGTCCTGCGCGGCGCCGGCTACCGGGTGATCTGCGCGGCCGACGGTCGGGCCGCGCGGACGCTCGCCCGCCGGCTGACCTCCATCGACCTGCTCGTCACCGACGTGATCCTCCCCGGCCGCAACGGCCGTCAGCTCGCCGAGGAACTGACCCGGATGTTCCCGGACCTGCCCGTCGTCTTCACCTCCGCCTACAGCCGCGGGATGCTCTCCGACGGCGGTGGTGACCTCGGCGTGGCCTACCTGCCCAAGCCGTTCACCCCCACGAGCCTGACCGAGACCGTCCGCGCCGCGCTCGCCACCCGCCGTCCCGCCATCCTCGCTCCCACCGGATCGGTACGGCTCCCCGCCGTCCCGCCCGCACCCCCACAGGTGACCGGGGCACCCGCGGGCCGGCACCGCGAACGCCGGCCGCGCCGAGGTTCCTGA
- a CDS encoding SDR family oxidoreductase translates to MGSDPAGPGTVLITGGASGLGAATVAAVRAAGGRPLVLDRIPTPGVPETDHEVVDLAATRDAEAAVRALVDRTGGQLDGVFTAAGIDTPAPLDELDGAAWERIVAVNLLGTAAVVRAALPYLRPGRDQRAGDGTSGNGATGRIVTCASTLGLRVAGDASAYCASKFGVVGLTRALAEELKGQVGVTLLVPGGMSTAFFDDRDEQYKPGPDAKLNRPEDVAAAVVFALGQPPGCEIREIVITSSWETSYP, encoded by the coding sequence GTGGGATCGGACCCCGCTGGGCCGGGCACAGTCCTGATCACCGGCGGGGCGTCCGGGCTCGGCGCGGCGACGGTCGCCGCGGTCCGCGCGGCCGGCGGGCGCCCCCTGGTCCTGGACCGGATCCCGACACCGGGCGTGCCGGAAACCGATCACGAAGTCGTCGACCTCGCCGCCACCCGTGACGCCGAGGCGGCGGTACGCGCCCTCGTCGACCGCACAGGCGGACAGCTGGACGGCGTCTTCACCGCCGCGGGAATTGACACGCCCGCACCACTGGATGAACTGGACGGTGCCGCCTGGGAACGCATCGTGGCGGTGAACCTGCTGGGAACCGCCGCCGTGGTACGCGCGGCGCTCCCCTATCTGCGCCCCGGCCGCGACCAACGGGCCGGCGACGGCACGAGCGGCAACGGCGCGACCGGCCGGATCGTGACCTGCGCGTCGACCCTTGGTCTCCGCGTCGCGGGGGACGCCTCCGCGTACTGCGCCTCGAAGTTCGGCGTGGTCGGCCTCACCCGGGCCCTCGCCGAGGAGCTCAAGGGCCAGGTCGGGGTCACCCTCCTGGTACCGGGCGGCATGTCGACCGCCTTCTTCGACGACCGCGACGAGCAGTACAAGCCCGGGCCCGACGCGAAGCTGAACCGTCCCGAGGACGTGGCCGCCGCCGTCGTGTTCGCGCTGGGGCAGCCACCGGGATGTGAGATCAGAGAGATCGTGATCACGTCGTCGTGGGAGACGTCCTACCCGTGA
- a CDS encoding glycosyltransferase family 9 protein, translated as MLAGRLDLVALCALVARSHLVLSADTGVAHLATAYRKPSVVLFGPVSPAEWGPPPERQEHRALWAGHHSDPRSGTPAPGLLALTVDQVLREVTSLEQAAWPRTTSGTGP; from the coding sequence GTGCTGGCCGGAAGGCTGGACCTCGTCGCGCTCTGTGCCCTCGTCGCGCGTTCCCACCTGGTGCTGAGTGCCGACACCGGAGTCGCGCACCTCGCTACCGCCTACCGGAAACCTTCAGTAGTGCTGTTCGGGCCCGTCTCGCCAGCCGAGTGGGGACCGCCCCCCGAACGGCAGGAGCACCGCGCCCTGTGGGCCGGGCACCACAGTGATCCCCGGAGCGGGACACCCGCCCCGGGGTTGCTCGCGCTCACCGTCGATCAGGTCCTGCGTGAGGTCACCAGCCTGGAGCAGGCCGCATGGCCTCGTACGACGAGCGGTACGGGCCCGTGA
- a CDS encoding glycosyltransferase family 9 protein: protein MLSEAVDGLVPADPLGPVAVTAPTLAVNLHGRGPESTETLRQTGPSSLWAFDLPGGCPWEPPTLARAGSADEHEVSRWCRLLAAYGVSCDPTELGLQVPPGLPPVRGGWARDPTATRAARRRETTGRGEGSAPCPTVIHPGGAAPARRWPGRRWAAVARQLARDGHQIALTGSAAEHGLALRVATAAGLPHPRCWPEGWTSSRSVPSSRVPTWC, encoded by the coding sequence ATGCTCTCCGAAGCTGTCGACGGCCTGGTGCCGGCAGACCCACTCGGACCGGTGGCGGTAACGGCACCCACGCTGGCGGTGAACCTGCACGGGCGAGGGCCTGAGTCCACGGAGACGTTGAGGCAGACCGGTCCATCCTCCTTGTGGGCCTTCGACCTGCCAGGCGGGTGCCCCTGGGAGCCACCGACGCTCGCGCGGGCCGGCAGCGCGGACGAGCATGAGGTGTCTCGATGGTGCCGGCTGCTGGCGGCATACGGGGTGAGTTGTGATCCCACGGAACTCGGGCTACAGGTGCCGCCTGGCCTGCCGCCGGTTCGCGGCGGGTGGGCGCGAGACCCGACCGCCACCCGCGCCGCTCGACGCAGAGAAACCACTGGTCGCGGAGAAGGGAGCGCGCCTTGTCCGACTGTCATCCATCCAGGCGGTGCGGCTCCCGCCCGGCGGTGGCCCGGGCGCCGATGGGCGGCCGTGGCCCGGCAGCTCGCCCGTGACGGCCACCAGATCGCTCTCACGGGCTCCGCGGCGGAACATGGCCTCGCCCTGCGGGTGGCCACGGCCGCCGGACTTCCCCATCCACGGTGCTGGCCGGAAGGCTGGACCTCGTCGCGCTCTGTGCCCTCGTCGCGCGTTCCCACCTGGTGCTGA
- a CDS encoding glycosyltransferase family 9 protein — protein sequence MTERPARGSRAALPAPGAARDILVIELLGGFGDLLLALPALEALLAAHPRARTRVVTFLPGADLLAADDRLDRVVGVTDHSGGGVRAAVRAEITRRRPDLAVTTTRHSGIPRLLSDLGVAAVDDLWRVPPPDEAVDARFVRLLAVDGVIDAASAELDRARSGPLWLTAAERARGRETLAQALTRRGTLRGTGPRGLDAARRSAGLATQDCPPGGHPPVVLVPGAGMAIKRWPVHRWRQLADRLLTAGWPVARLPSPEPPSAEPTVQRGEPQAEPWPPVAVLPAMGLREAAGMFAALAERGGLVVGGDTGPCRLAAVMGARTVALYGPTLATRYGLHRGWTVDLQGLPGCSVRRPTAITDQECWWSGRCPLDTSEPACLAGITVRDVLDSVRDLVDSR from the coding sequence GTGACTGAGCGGCCGGCCCGCGGGTCGCGGGCCGCGCTTCCCGCGCCTGGCGCCGCCCGCGACATCCTGGTCATCGAGCTGCTCGGTGGCTTCGGCGACCTGCTGCTGGCGCTACCGGCCCTGGAAGCCCTCCTGGCGGCGCATCCGCGGGCCCGGACGCGGGTCGTGACCTTCCTGCCCGGAGCCGACCTGCTGGCAGCCGATGATCGGCTGGACCGCGTGGTCGGAGTGACCGACCACAGCGGTGGCGGCGTCCGGGCCGCCGTGCGCGCCGAGATCACCCGGCGCCGCCCCGATCTCGCCGTCACGACCACCCGGCACAGTGGCATCCCGCGCCTGCTGTCCGATCTCGGGGTGGCCGCCGTCGACGATCTGTGGCGCGTGCCGCCGCCGGACGAGGCGGTCGACGCCCGCTTCGTCCGGCTGCTCGCCGTCGACGGTGTGATCGACGCGGCCTCCGCCGAACTCGACCGTGCGCGGTCAGGGCCTCTTTGGCTCACCGCCGCCGAACGGGCGCGGGGCAGGGAAACACTCGCCCAGGCGCTCACCCGGCGCGGGACGCTCCGCGGCACCGGCCCTCGCGGCCTGGACGCGGCGAGACGGTCAGCCGGCCTGGCCACGCAGGACTGTCCACCCGGCGGGCACCCACCGGTTGTCCTGGTTCCAGGGGCAGGCATGGCGATCAAGCGGTGGCCCGTCCACCGCTGGCGGCAGCTGGCCGACCGGCTGCTCACCGCTGGCTGGCCGGTGGCACGGCTGCCGTCGCCGGAGCCTCCGTCGGCGGAGCCCACGGTGCAGCGGGGGGAGCCGCAGGCCGAGCCCTGGCCTCCGGTGGCGGTGCTGCCGGCCATGGGCCTGCGGGAGGCGGCCGGGATGTTCGCGGCGCTCGCGGAACGCGGCGGCCTCGTGGTGGGCGGCGACACCGGGCCGTGCCGTCTCGCCGCCGTGATGGGCGCGAGAACCGTGGCTCTGTATGGACCGACGCTGGCGACCAGGTACGGACTTCACCGCGGCTGGACGGTCGATCTGCAGGGCCTGCCGGGCTGCTCCGTGCGCCGACCGACCGCGATCACCGACCAGGAATGCTGGTGGTCCGGGCGTTGCCCGCTGGACACCAGCGAGCCAGCCTGCCTGGCTGGTATCACGGTGCGGGATGTCCTGGATTCCGTCCGCGACCTAGTTGACTCTCGGTGA
- a CDS encoding glycosyltransferase, producing MKICMVSEHASPLALLGGVDAGGQNVHVAALSSALARRGAQVVVHTRRDSPGPPRRVPLTDGVEVDHVPAGPTRPVPKDDLPPYMGGFAADLRDQWTRERPDVVHAHFWMSGTAALAAARPLGIPVVFTSHALGVVKRRHQGSRDTSPPDRVQTEASLVREVDAIVATCTDELFELVRLGAPGNRVSVVPSGVDLAAFTPHGPAAARAPGRFRVLFVGRLVERKGIGNLIEAVAALPGTELLIAGGSDRSELDHDAEAGRLRRLARLSGAGDRVTLLGRVGRAELPALYRSADVVACVPWYEPFGIVPVEAMACGVPVVASAVGGLIDTVVDGGTGLHVPPRCPERIVEALSELAADPDERARLGAAGARRAQALFSWDRVSALTMNVYRRLREAHGQGGKRAGIRTGARRPVGTRP from the coding sequence ATGAAGATCTGCATGGTCTCCGAGCACGCCAGCCCCCTCGCGCTCCTGGGCGGAGTCGACGCCGGCGGCCAGAACGTCCACGTCGCGGCCCTGTCCAGCGCCTTGGCGCGGCGCGGGGCACAGGTCGTCGTACACACCCGGCGCGACTCGCCCGGGCCGCCGCGCCGGGTTCCGCTGACGGACGGCGTCGAGGTCGACCATGTCCCGGCGGGGCCGACTCGTCCCGTTCCCAAGGACGACCTCCCGCCCTACATGGGCGGCTTCGCCGCGGACCTGCGCGACCAGTGGACGCGTGAACGGCCCGACGTCGTGCACGCCCACTTCTGGATGTCGGGAACGGCTGCACTGGCCGCCGCGCGGCCCCTGGGGATCCCCGTGGTGTTCACCAGCCACGCGCTGGGCGTGGTCAAGCGCCGGCACCAGGGCTCCAGGGACACTTCGCCCCCGGACCGGGTGCAGACCGAGGCAAGCCTGGTCAGGGAGGTCGACGCGATCGTCGCCACCTGCACCGACGAGCTGTTCGAGCTGGTCCGTCTCGGCGCGCCCGGCAACCGCGTCAGCGTCGTGCCATCCGGGGTGGACCTGGCTGCGTTCACGCCGCACGGACCAGCCGCCGCACGCGCTCCCGGCCGGTTTCGGGTCCTGTTCGTCGGCCGCCTCGTCGAGCGCAAAGGCATCGGGAACCTGATCGAGGCGGTCGCCGCGCTGCCGGGGACCGAGCTGCTGATCGCCGGCGGCTCGGACCGCTCCGAACTGGACCACGACGCCGAGGCCGGCCGGCTGCGCCGACTGGCCCGGCTTTCCGGCGCCGGTGACCGGGTAACGCTGCTCGGCCGGGTGGGGCGGGCCGAGCTGCCGGCGCTCTACCGGTCGGCCGACGTGGTCGCCTGCGTCCCGTGGTACGAGCCCTTCGGGATCGTCCCAGTCGAGGCGATGGCCTGCGGGGTGCCGGTGGTGGCCAGTGCCGTGGGCGGTCTCATCGACACCGTCGTCGACGGCGGGACCGGGCTGCACGTGCCACCCCGTTGCCCGGAACGGATCGTGGAGGCGCTCTCCGAACTCGCCGCCGACCCGGACGAGCGAGCGCGGCTGGGGGCCGCCGGAGCGCGACGGGCCCAGGCGCTGTTCTCCTGGGATCGCGTCAGTGCCCTGACGATGAACGTCTACCGGCGGCTGCGCGAGGCGCACGGCCAGGGTGGGAAGCGCGCCGGGATCCGGACCGGTGCACGTCGACCCGTCGGAACGCGGCCATGA